The Fusobacterium sp. JB019 genome has a segment encoding these proteins:
- the ribE gene encoding 6,7-dimethyl-8-ribityllumazine synthase, giving the protein MKVLEGNFSGKGLKVGIVAGRFNEFITSKLIGGAEDALRRHEVNADDITLAWVPGAFEIPLAVKKMVESKKYDAVIALGAVIKGATPHFDYVCSEVSKGCATIGLESGMPVMFGVLTTNSIEEAIERAGTKAGNKGFDVANGAIEMCNLLKEM; this is encoded by the coding sequence ATGAAAGTATTAGAAGGAAATTTTAGTGGTAAAGGTTTAAAAGTAGGAATCGTAGCAGGAAGATTTAATGAGTTTATAACTTCAAAATTAATAGGTGGAGCAGAAGATGCTTTAAGAAGACATGAAGTTAATGCTGATGACATCACTTTAGCATGGGTTCCAGGAGCTTTTGAAATTCCTTTAGCTGTTAAAAAAATGGTTGAATCTAAAAAATATGATGCAGTTATCGCATTAGGTGCTGTAATAAAAGGAGCTACTCCACATTTTGATTATGTATGTTCTGAAGTTTCAAAGGGATGTGCTACTATAGGTCTTGAAAGTGGAATGCCTGTAATGTTTGGTGTCTTAACAACTAACAGCATTGAAGAAGCAATTGAAAGAGCTGGAACAAAAGCTGGAAATAAAGGATTCGACGTTGCTAATGGTGCTATAGAAATGTGTAACTTACTAAAGGAGATGTAA
- a CDS encoding dihydrofolate reductase family protein has protein sequence MLENFDDINQTEAFKTIKKLNILENLKSLNKYELSKLLDEEKYYRLQILREIDALEKKLDFDNLKKIYAKTEALNKKNIKFIYLDGYDFTVDEILDEIGKLNIDSVLLEGGSFLISKAFSENRIDGGEIFIAPKILGGGLPFIDGFNFNTVKEGFHLENVKFNVFNDNISIEFNQNK, from the coding sequence TTGTTAGAAAATTTTGATGATATAAATCAAACTGAAGCTTTTAAAACTATTAAAAAACTAAACATCCTAGAAAATTTAAAAAGTTTAAACAAATATGAATTATCTAAACTTTTAGATGAAGAAAAATATTATAGACTTCAAATTCTTAGGGAAATAGATGCTTTAGAAAAAAAATTAGATTTTGATAATTTAAAGAAAATATATGCAAAAACTGAAGCCCTAAATAAAAAAAATATTAAATTTATTTATTTAGACGGCTATGATTTTACTGTGGATGAAATTTTAGATGAGATTGGGAAATTAAATATTGATTCTGTCTTACTTGAAGGAGGATCTTTCCTTATTTCAAAAGCTTTCTCAGAAAATAGAATTGACGGTGGAGAAATCTTCATCGCTCCTAAAATACTTGGAGGAGGACTTCCATTTATAGACGGCTTTAATTTCAATACTGTAAAAGAAGGTTTTCATCTTGAAAATGTTAAATTCAATGTTTTCAATGATAATATTTCTATAGAATTTAATCAAAATAAATAA
- the ribE gene encoding riboflavin synthase, whose product MFTGLVEEMGEVISIKSGDKSVQVKIKCTKVLENAKLGDSIATNGTCLTAVEIGSNYFVADCMHETVKRTNLKRLKAGSIVNLEKSISLATPLGGHLVTGDVDCEGRIKSITKDGIAKIYVIEIEHRFMKYVVEKGRVSLDGASLSVVGFEGDTLSVSLIPHTQEMITLGRKKVGDYINIETDLIGKYIERFLTFQTEEKEDKKSKLTKEFLASNGFF is encoded by the coding sequence ATTTTTACTGGATTAGTTGAAGAAATGGGTGAAGTTATTTCCATTAAAAGTGGTGATAAATCTGTACAAGTTAAGATTAAATGTACTAAAGTTTTAGAAAATGCCAAATTAGGAGATAGTATTGCAACTAATGGTACTTGCCTTACTGCAGTTGAAATTGGTTCTAACTATTTTGTTGCTGATTGTATGCATGAAACTGTTAAAAGAACTAATTTAAAGAGACTGAAAGCTGGTAGTATAGTAAATCTTGAAAAATCAATTTCTCTTGCTACTCCTCTTGGAGGACATTTAGTAACTGGAGATGTTGATTGCGAAGGAAGAATAAAATCTATAACAAAAGACGGAATAGCCAAAATATACGTTATAGAAATAGAACATAGATTTATGAAATACGTTGTTGAAAAAGGAAGAGTTAGTTTGGACGGAGCTAGTCTTTCTGTTGTAGGATTTGAAGGGGACACATTATCTGTATCTCTTATCCCACACACTCAGGAAATGATTACACTTGGACGTAAAAAAGTTGGAGACTATATAAATATAGAAACTGATTTAATTGGAAAATATATAGAAAGATTTTTAACTTTTCAAACTGAAGAAAAGGAAGATAAAAAATCAAAATTAACTAAAGAATTCTTAGCATCAAATGGATTCTTTTAA
- a CDS encoding bifunctional 3,4-dihydroxy-2-butanone-4-phosphate synthase/GTP cyclohydrolase II: protein MLNTIEEALEDLRQGKNILVIDDEDRENEGDVICAAEFATLENINFMATHAKGLICMPMSSGYVKKLNLPQMVTNNTDNHETAFTVSIDHVDTTTGISALERSVTAIKAVEDDAKPEDFRRPGHMFPLKAKDGGVLVRNGHTEATVDLVRLAGLKPMGLCCEIMKEDGTMSRLEDLLKFAKDFDLKIISIEDLITYIKSHDELVKVECTAKLPTTSGDFTIVGFDNKLDDKEHIALVKGDVSGKENVLVRIHSECFTGDILGSLRCDCGSQLHRAMKEINEDGEGVVVYLRQEGRGIGLVNKIKAYNLQDQGLDTVDANLELGFEADERDYAVAAQMLKSLGVKSVRLMTNNPAKINGLETYGMKVVKREEIEIAPNKVNECYLKTKEQRMGHKLHLCDCSKEK, encoded by the coding sequence ATGTTAAATACAATAGAAGAAGCTTTAGAAGACTTAAGACAAGGAAAAAATATATTAGTTATAGATGATGAAGATAGAGAAAATGAAGGAGATGTAATCTGTGCTGCAGAATTTGCAACTCTTGAAAATATAAACTTCATGGCAACACATGCAAAGGGATTAATCTGTATGCCTATGTCTAGTGGATATGTTAAAAAATTAAACTTACCACAAATGGTTACAAATAACACTGATAATCACGAAACTGCTTTTACAGTATCTATTGATCATGTTGATACTACAACTGGAATTTCTGCTTTAGAGCGTTCTGTTACTGCTATAAAAGCTGTTGAAGATGATGCTAAACCTGAAGATTTCAGAAGACCTGGACATATGTTCCCACTAAAAGCTAAAGACGGAGGAGTTTTAGTTAGAAACGGTCATACTGAAGCAACTGTTGACTTAGTTAGATTAGCTGGATTAAAACCAATGGGACTTTGTTGTGAAATCATGAAAGAAGATGGAACAATGTCTAGATTAGAAGATTTATTAAAATTTGCTAAAGATTTTGATTTAAAAATAATCTCAATAGAAGATTTAATTACTTATATAAAATCTCATGATGAACTAGTTAAAGTTGAATGTACTGCAAAACTTCCTACTACTTCGGGAGACTTCACTATAGTTGGTTTTGATAATAAATTAGATGATAAAGAACATATTGCCCTTGTTAAAGGAGATGTTTCTGGAAAAGAAAATGTTCTTGTAAGAATACACTCTGAATGTTTTACTGGAGATATATTAGGATCTCTTAGATGTGACTGTGGTTCTCAATTACATAGAGCTATGAAAGAAATTAATGAAGATGGAGAAGGAGTAGTTGTTTACTTAAGACAAGAAGGAAGAGGAATCGGGCTTGTTAATAAAATAAAAGCTTATAACCTTCAAGATCAAGGATTAGATACAGTTGATGCTAACTTAGAACTTGGATTTGAAGCTGATGAAAGAGATTATGCTGTAGCTGCTCAAATGTTAAAATCTTTAGGAGTAAAATCAGTTAGACTTATGACTAACAACCCTGCTAAAATCAATGGTCTTGAAACTTACGGAATGAAAGTTGTAAAAAGAGAAGAAATTGAAATAGCACCTAACAAAGTTAATGAATGTTACTTAAAAACTAAAGAACAAAGAATGGGTCATAAATTACATTTATGTGACTGTTCAAAAGAAAAATAG
- a CDS encoding histidinol-phosphatase HisJ family protein, whose translation MKNINLIMDSHVHTEFSPDSSSNMIDIIKRAVKLGLKQVVFTDHVDFDSPEEIFSYEINYIDYMRKLGILRNTYPHIDILMGVEIGYQPHLNKRLDKFIKSYPFDFVICSIHSCDGLDFYNGDFFKGKTQRESYISYFKTIKKSIEDFTAFDVYGHLDAVVRYGGFINKKIDYFNFKEIIDDILTLIIKKGKGIELNTSGLRYNLGEMHPNRDILRRYFELGGRIITLGSDAHSANDLCADFKEGIKLLKKIGFKHIAQFKNRKVTFIKI comes from the coding sequence TTGAAGAATATAAATTTAATTATGGATAGTCATGTTCATACAGAGTTTTCTCCTGATTCAAGTTCTAATATGATTGATATTATTAAAAGAGCTGTTAAATTAGGACTGAAACAAGTAGTGTTTACAGATCATGTTGATTTTGATAGTCCTGAGGAAATATTTTCCTATGAAATAAATTATATTGATTACATGAGAAAACTTGGAATTTTAAGGAATACTTATCCTCATATTGATATTTTAATGGGAGTTGAAATAGGATATCAACCACATTTAAATAAAAGGTTAGATAAATTTATAAAATCTTACCCCTTTGATTTTGTAATATGTTCCATTCATTCTTGTGATGGATTAGACTTTTATAATGGAGACTTTTTCAAAGGAAAAACTCAAAGAGAAAGTTACATAAGTTATTTTAAAACTATAAAAAAATCCATTGAAGATTTTACTGCTTTTGATGTTTATGGACATTTAGACGCAGTAGTTAGATATGGAGGTTTTATAAATAAAAAAATAGATTACTTCAATTTTAAAGAAATTATAGATGATATTTTAACTTTAATTATAAAAAAAGGAAAGGGTATTGAATTAAATACTTCAGGTTTAAGATATAATTTAGGAGAAATGCATCCTAATAGAGATATCTTAAGAAGATACTTTGAATTAGGTGGGAGGATTATAACCTTAGGTTCAGATGCACATAGTGCTAATGATTTATGTGCAGATTTTAAAGAGGGTATCAAGTTACTAAAAAAAATTGGTTTTAAACATATTGCACAATTTAAAAATAGAAAAGTAACATTTATAAAAATATAA
- the hisIE gene encoding bifunctional phosphoribosyl-AMP cyclohydrolase/phosphoribosyl-ATP diphosphatase HisIE, with the protein MNINDIINEIKFDSKGLVPAIAQDVVTGKVLMLAYMNENAIRKTLEEKIAYYYSRSRQELWKKGETTKNIQKIKEFYYDCDKDTILIKVEQIGVACHTGNYSCFFNEVLNEVEDKTIENKEDVLKELYLSITDRKNNPKEGSYTNYLFREGIDKILKKVGEESAEVIIASKNESKEEMIYEISDLVYHLMVLMINQGVSIEDIKKELIKRRK; encoded by the coding sequence ATGAATATTAATGATATAATAAATGAAATTAAATTTGATAGTAAGGGTTTAGTACCAGCCATAGCTCAAGATGTGGTTACTGGTAAAGTTTTAATGCTCGCTTATATGAATGAAAATGCAATTAGAAAAACATTAGAGGAAAAAATAGCCTATTATTACAGCCGAAGTAGACAGGAACTTTGGAAAAAAGGAGAGACAACAAAAAATATCCAAAAAATAAAAGAATTTTACTATGACTGTGACAAGGATACTATTTTAATTAAAGTTGAACAAATTGGAGTTGCTTGTCATACTGGAAATTATTCTTGTTTTTTTAATGAAGTTTTAAATGAGGTTGAAGATAAGACTATTGAAAACAAAGAAGATGTTTTAAAAGAACTATATTTAAGTATAACAGATAGAAAAAATAATCCAAAGGAAGGTTCTTACACAAATTATTTATTTAGAGAAGGAATTGATAAAATTTTAAAAAAAGTTGGTGAAGAATCAGCAGAAGTTATTATAGCCTCTAAAAATGAAAGTAAGGAAGAAATGATTTATGAAATAAGTGATTTAGTTTATCACCTTATGGTTCTTATGATCAATCAAGGGGTTTCCATTGAAGATATAAAAAAAGAACTTATTAAAAGAAGAAAATAA
- the hisF gene encoding imidazole glycerol phosphate synthase subunit HisF, with product MLARRIIPCLDVKNGRVVKGMKFKNLKDVDSPESLGKYYSDCGADELVFYDITASNEERKTSLEFVSKVAKNINIPFSVGGGVSSIDDFTNILRKGADKISINSAAVKNPQLIEEASLKFGAQCVVLSIDAKKNNKGSWNVYVKGGREDTGLDAIKWAIKGVALGAGEIVINSIDEDGMKRGYDVELLQKITAAVTVPVIASGGAGTLENFYEAIQYANVDGLLAASVFHFGEIKIKDLKKYLKNKKIEIRL from the coding sequence ATGCTTGCCAGAAGAATAATACCATGCCTAGATGTTAAGAATGGAAGAGTTGTTAAAGGTATGAAATTTAAAAATTTAAAGGATGTTGATAGTCCTGAAAGCCTTGGAAAATATTATAGTGATTGTGGTGCTGATGAACTTGTATTTTATGATATAACTGCTTCAAATGAAGAGAGAAAAACTTCTTTAGAATTTGTTTCAAAGGTTGCAAAAAATATAAACATTCCTTTTTCTGTGGGAGGAGGAGTTTCTTCAATTGATGATTTTACAAATATTTTAAGAAAGGGGGCAGATAAGATTTCTATTAATTCTGCTGCTGTTAAAAATCCGCAATTGATAGAGGAAGCATCTTTAAAATTTGGTGCTCAATGTGTAGTACTATCCATAGATGCTAAAAAAAATAATAAAGGTTCCTGGAATGTATATGTAAAAGGTGGTAGAGAAGATACGGGTTTAGATGCTATAAAATGGGCTATAAAAGGAGTAGCTCTTGGAGCAGGAGAAATAGTTATAAATAGCATTGATGAAGATGGTATGAAAAGAGGATATGATGTGGAACTACTTCAAAAAATAACTGCTGCTGTAACTGTTCCTGTAATTGCTTCTGGTGGTGCAGGAACTTTGGAAAATTTTTATGAAGCTATACAATATGCCAATGTTGATGGATTACTTGCTGCATCAGTATTTCATTTTGGAGAAATTAAAATTAAAGATCTTAAAAAATATTTAAAAAATAAAAAAATAGAAATTAGACTTTAG
- the hisA gene encoding 1-(5-phosphoribosyl)-5-[(5-phosphoribosylamino)methylideneamino]imidazole-4-carboxamide isomerase: protein MIIFPAIDIKNNKSVRLSQGDFNKINVYSNDPFNMAVKWKNQGGKFLHLVDLDGARNEEIINRESIEKIAKNIDLPIQVGGGIRSEKRVEELLKIGVQRVIVGTIAIENKELLKRLVSKYQDKIIVSIDAKDGKVALRGWEVISEVNSLDLCKELEIIGVKTIVYTDISKDGMLQGPNFEIYEELSKKTSLNIIASGGITSIDDIKKLNEMDLYGAIIGKALYNENLKLKDVIECLPEE from the coding sequence ATGATAATATTTCCTGCTATTGATATAAAAAATAATAAAAGCGTGAGACTTTCTCAAGGAGATTTTAATAAAATTAATGTCTATTCCAATGATCCATTTAATATGGCTGTTAAATGGAAAAATCAAGGAGGAAAATTTCTTCATTTAGTTGATTTAGATGGTGCTAGAAATGAGGAAATCATTAATAGAGAATCAATTGAAAAAATTGCAAAAAATATAGATTTACCTATCCAAGTTGGTGGAGGAATTAGATCTGAAAAAAGAGTTGAAGAATTACTTAAGATTGGAGTTCAAAGGGTTATTGTAGGAACTATTGCAATTGAAAATAAAGAATTATTAAAAAGATTAGTTTCAAAATATCAAGATAAAATAATAGTATCCATAGATGCTAAAGATGGTAAGGTAGCTCTTAGAGGTTGGGAAGTTATAAGTGAAGTAAACTCTTTAGATCTTTGCAAAGAACTTGAAATAATAGGTGTAAAGACTATAGTTTATACTGATATATCAAAAGACGGGATGCTTCAAGGACCTAATTTTGAAATATATGAAGAACTATCTAAAAAAACTTCATTAAACATTATTGCTTCAGGGGGAATTACCTCAATTGATGATATTAAAAAGCTTAATGAAATGGACCTTTATGGTGCAATAATTGGGAAAGCTCTTTATAATGAAAATTTGAAATTAAAGGATGTGATAGAATGCTTGCCAGAAGAATAA
- the hisH gene encoding imidazole glycerol phosphate synthase subunit HisH, giving the protein MNIIIDYGLGNLESVFQAFENLGIETKISNDPKEISNASSLILPGVGAFRDAITALKETNLIPLIKNHIKSGKFLMGICLGMQLLYEKSYENGEYEGLGLIEGSIEKLNTSLKIPHMGWNSLKFKKDDEILKYINEDAYVYFVHSYYANSSNEELIAYSNYGQVVPGIVRKNNIYGIQFHPEKSSDVGLNILKAYGEMIK; this is encoded by the coding sequence TTGAATATTATAATAGATTATGGACTAGGAAATTTAGAATCTGTATTTCAAGCTTTTGAAAATCTTGGAATAGAAACTAAAATTTCAAATGATCCTAAAGAAATATCTAATGCTAGTTCTCTTATTCTTCCTGGAGTAGGAGCATTTAGAGATGCTATAACTGCATTAAAAGAAACTAACTTAATACCTTTAATAAAAAATCATATAAAATCAGGAAAATTTTTAATGGGAATTTGTCTTGGAATGCAACTTCTTTATGAAAAAAGCTATGAAAATGGAGAATATGAAGGATTAGGTTTAATTGAAGGGAGTATTGAAAAGCTTAATACAAGTCTAAAAATTCCTCACATGGGTTGGAATAGCCTTAAATTTAAAAAAGATGATGAAATATTAAAATATATAAATGAAGATGCTTATGTTTATTTTGTGCATTCATATTATGCTAATTCATCTAATGAGGAGCTTATAGCTTATAGTAATTATGGACAAGTAGTACCTGGAATAGTTAGAAAAAATAATATTTATGGTATTCAATTTCATCCTGAAAAAAGTTCAGATGTTGGTCTGAATATATTAAAAGCATATGGGGAGATGATAAAATGA
- the hisB gene encoding imidazoleglycerol-phosphate dehydratase HisB, producing the protein MRIAKVERKTLETDIIVEINLDGRGESNIDTGIGFLDHMLTLMAFHGSFDMNINCIGDIYADDHHTVEDIGIALGEAFNKALGDKKGIKRYSSIFIPMDEALSHVVLDISNRPYLVFDVDFKRENLGNMSTENFKEFFKAFTNKAGITLHVKLLYGENDHHKIESIFKAFSRTMSEGTKIVSDKIPSSKGVL; encoded by the coding sequence ATGAGAATAGCTAAAGTAGAAAGAAAAACTCTTGAAACAGATATTATAGTGGAAATTAATCTTGATGGAAGAGGGGAAAGTAATATTGATACAGGTATAGGTTTTTTAGATCATATGCTTACGTTAATGGCTTTCCACGGTTCCTTTGATATGAATATAAATTGTATAGGAGATATTTATGCTGATGATCATCATACAGTTGAAGATATAGGAATTGCTTTAGGAGAGGCTTTTAATAAAGCTTTAGGAGATAAAAAAGGAATAAAAAGATATTCTAGTATTTTTATTCCTATGGATGAAGCCTTAAGTCATGTTGTTTTAGATATAAGCAATCGTCCTTATCTTGTATTTGATGTTGATTTTAAAAGGGAAAATCTTGGAAATATGAGTACTGAAAATTTCAAAGAATTTTTTAAAGCTTTTACTAATAAAGCAGGTATAACTCTTCATGTTAAGCTTTTATATGGAGAAAATGATCATCATAAAATAGAATCTATATTTAAAGCCTTTTCAAGAACAATGAGCGAAGGAACTAAAATTGTATCTGATAAAATACCGTCATCAAAGGGGGTTTTATAA
- the hisC gene encoding histidinol-phosphate transaminase, with the protein MMKNSIKNLTGYKTCNLPFTIKLDANEGKNILLENIIKEGLKFNGSFNLNYYPDNEAHLLKNEISKYVNIPSENIIVGNGSSEMIELVIKAFVDKDEIIVSPIPSFSMYSIFSQIYSATFIGLPCNEDFSIDMDKIIQKAIEINPKVIFICNPNNPTGFLLNTNDIEKLILNTNAIIVIDEAYMEFAEGSMIEKIFKYKRLIVLRTLSKALGLAGIRLGYMVANRDILEIINRVKSPYNLNSITQYIGVQALKNKNKIFNYIKEVKDEREFLYSQLKNLGIKVYPSSGNFIFFNSDIENLYEKLVAKGILIRKFNEDLKGYYRVSVGNKIENKIFIENLKEVIKYENS; encoded by the coding sequence ATGATGAAAAATAGCATAAAAAATTTAACTGGGTATAAAACATGTAATTTGCCTTTTACTATAAAACTTGATGCAAATGAAGGAAAAAATATTTTATTAGAAAATATAATTAAAGAAGGTTTAAAATTTAATGGAAGTTTTAATTTAAATTATTATCCAGATAATGAAGCTCATCTTTTAAAAAATGAAATAAGCAAATATGTAAATATTCCAAGTGAAAATATTATAGTTGGGAATGGATCTAGTGAAATGATTGAGCTTGTTATAAAAGCATTTGTAGATAAAGATGAAATTATTGTAAGCCCTATACCTTCATTTAGTATGTATTCAATATTTAGTCAGATTTATTCAGCTACTTTTATAGGTCTTCCTTGTAATGAAGATTTTTCAATAGATATGGATAAAATTATTCAAAAAGCAATTGAAATTAATCCAAAGGTAATATTTATATGCAATCCTAATAATCCAACAGGATTTTTATTAAATACAAACGATATTGAAAAACTTATTTTAAATACTAATGCAATTATAGTAATTGATGAGGCCTATATGGAATTTGCAGAAGGTTCAATGATTGAAAAAATATTTAAGTATAAAAGGTTAATAGTTTTAAGAACATTATCAAAGGCTTTAGGACTTGCAGGTATCAGACTTGGTTATATGGTGGCTAATAGAGATATTCTTGAAATAATAAATAGAGTTAAATCTCCGTATAATTTAAATTCAATTACTCAATATATAGGGGTACAAGCCTTGAAAAATAAAAATAAAATTTTCAATTATATTAAAGAAGTTAAAGATGAAAGAGAATTTTTATATTCTCAGCTAAAAAATTTAGGTATTAAAGTATATCCTTCTTCTGGAAACTTTATATTTTTTAATTCTGATATAGAAAATTTATATGAAAAACTTGTAGCTAAAGGAATATTGATAAGAAAATTTAATGAAGATCTTAAAGGTTATTATAGAGTTTCGGTTGGAAATAAAATTGAAAATAAAATTTTTATTGAAAATTTAAAGGAGGTAATAAAATATGAGAATAGCTAA
- the hisD gene encoding histidinol dehydrogenase produces MIKIIDSQKENIFLKNLLDRNQFEYEDINKIVSEILNDVKIRKDEALKEYTLKFDNIKINNFLVSKEEIENALNNIDEDLKISLIKAKENIEIYHKKQIKKSYEISNNKDIILGQLIKPIEKVGIYVPGGSASYPSTVLMNGVPAKLAGVKEIIMISPPNEEGKIKDSILVAAYIAGVDKIYKIGGAQGIGALTYGTESIPKVNKIVGPGNIFVTIAKKKVSGYVGIDMIAGPSEILIIADKDANPKYIAADLISQAEHDEMAASILITDSLTLSEKVITELEKQISYLERKEIIKKSLDNYGAIILTNSLDESINIANEIAPEHLEILTKNFFEVYPKINNAGAIFLGEFSPEPLGDYFAGTNHILPTSSTAKFSSPLGVDDFLKKTSLIYYSKKALMEAKDPIIRIANEEGLTGHANSIKVRVENK; encoded by the coding sequence ATGATTAAAATAATAGATTCTCAAAAAGAAAATATATTTTTAAAAAATCTTTTAGATAGAAATCAATTTGAGTATGAAGATATAAATAAAATAGTAAGTGAAATTTTAAATGATGTTAAAATCAGAAAAGATGAGGCTTTGAAAGAATACACATTAAAATTTGACAACATAAAAATAAATAACTTTCTTGTATCAAAGGAAGAAATAGAAAATGCATTAAATAATATTGATGAAGACTTAAAGATAAGTCTTATTAAAGCAAAAGAAAACATTGAAATTTATCACAAAAAACAAATTAAAAAATCCTATGAAATTTCTAATAATAAAGATATTATCTTAGGTCAACTGATTAAACCTATAGAAAAAGTTGGAATATATGTTCCTGGTGGAAGTGCTTCTTATCCATCAACTGTTTTAATGAACGGAGTACCTGCTAAACTTGCAGGGGTTAAAGAGATAATAATGATTTCCCCACCAAATGAAGAAGGTAAAATAAAAGATTCTATACTTGTTGCTGCTTATATTGCAGGTGTAGATAAAATTTATAAAATTGGAGGTGCTCAAGGAATAGGGGCATTAACTTATGGAACTGAAAGTATTCCTAAGGTAAATAAGATAGTAGGTCCAGGAAATATTTTTGTCACAATAGCAAAGAAAAAAGTCTCTGGTTATGTTGGAATTGACATGATTGCAGGTCCTAGTGAAATTCTAATAATTGCAGATAAAGATGCAAATCCTAAATATATAGCTGCTGATTTAATTTCTCAAGCAGAACATGATGAAATGGCGGCTTCCATACTAATTACTGATTCTTTAACTCTTTCAGAAAAAGTAATAACAGAACTAGAAAAACAAATTTCATATCTTGAAAGAAAAGAAATAATAAAAAAATCTCTTGATAATTATGGAGCAATAATATTAACAAATTCATTGGATGAATCAATAAATATTGCTAATGAAATTGCCCCAGAGCATTTGGAAATATTAACAAAAAATTTCTTTGAAGTATATCCAAAAATTAATAATGCAGGTGCAATTTTTTTAGGTGAATTTTCTCCTGAACCATTAGGTGATTATTTTGCAGGAACAAATCATATTCTTCCTACTAGTTCCACTGCTAAATTTTCTTCTCCCTTAGGAGTAGATGATTTTCTAAAAAAAACTTCTTTGATTTACTACAGTAAAAAAGCTCTTATGGAAGCAAAAGATCCTATTATAAGAATTGCAAATGAGGAGGGTCTTACAGGACATGCAAACTCTATAAAAGTTAGAGTAGAAAATAAATAA
- the hisG gene encoding ATP phosphoribosyltransferase gives MDFITIAISKGRLGKQTHKILNKMNMGDAIDLDSRKLIFKDEKNKINYIYVKPSDVITYVEKGVADLGIAGKDNILESNTDVYEVLDLKFGKCKFSIASIKEQKIYSKNNVLKVATKYPEITKKYFENKQQKIEIIKLNGSVELAPLVGLADVIVDLVETGNTLKANGLETIEDMFNISARLICNRISYRFNYERIQNIIKLLEINL, from the coding sequence TTGGATTTTATAACAATTGCTATTTCAAAGGGAAGATTAGGAAAGCAAACACATAAAATATTAAATAAAATGAATATGGGAGATGCTATAGATTTAGATTCAAGAAAATTAATTTTTAAAGATGAAAAAAATAAAATAAATTATATCTATGTAAAACCTTCTGATGTAATTACGTATGTTGAAAAAGGTGTTGCTGATTTAGGAATTGCTGGAAAAGATAATATTTTAGAAAGCAATACTGATGTTTATGAAGTTTTAGATTTAAAATTTGGAAAATGTAAGTTTTCAATAGCAAGCATAAAAGAACAAAAGATCTATAGTAAAAATAATGTTTTAAAAGTTGCCACTAAATATCCTGAAATAACAAAAAAATATTTTGAAAATAAGCAACAAAAAATTGAAATAATAAAACTTAATGGTTCAGTGGAATTAGCACCTTTAGTTGGACTAGCAGATGTAATTGTAGATCTAGTTGAGACTGGTAACACATTAAAAGCAAACGGATTAGAAACAATAGAAGATATGTTTAACATTAGTGCTAGGCTTATATGTAATAGAATAAGCTATAGGTTCAATTATGAGCGAATTCAAAATATCATTAAATTATTAGAAATAAATTTATAA